In Trichoderma asperellum chromosome 1, complete sequence, a single window of DNA contains:
- a CDS encoding uncharacterized protein (SECRETED:SignalP(1-18)), with amino-acid sequence MKTTFLSVLALCLIGASAAPGLQGRSRGFDDGEPISPDGKGGPFSGGTNHQLDLQNPNNLGEQSTDNGVVPNLKWSFSDSRTRILKGGWVREQVVTDLPSSQDVAGAQFHLEKGAIRELHWHRVAEWGFVYAGHVTVSAVNENGGYEVAELGYGDIWYFPKGVAHSVQGLDDENEFLLVFDDGDFDKIGTTFHVDDWIAHTPRSVLAKNFGVDESVFDSIPAADPYIINGTISTHNVTGASPPLSGDSSFVYRTLQHSPEKIGGSGGELHKIDSTNFPISKTIAAALITLKPGALRELHWHPNAAEWLYFHKGTAQATVFIGNAAARTFNFRAGDTAAFPDNSGHYIENTSDTEDLVWIEIYKSDRVADISLTQWLALTPPDIVAQTLKVPLEFVEKLKKEKQVLIQ; translated from the exons ATGAAAACTACTTTTTTGTCTGTCTTGGCTCTGTGCCTCATTGGCGCATCTGCAGCACCTGGACTCCAGGGACGGAGTCGTGGATTCGATGATGGAGAGCCCATCAGTCCAGATGGAAAGGGTGGCCCTTTTTCAG GCGGCACCAACCATCAGCTGGACTTGCAAAATCCCAATAATCTGGGTGAGCAGTCCACGGACAACGGCGTTGTCCCAAACCTCAAATGGAGCTTCTCCGACTCTAGAACGCGTATCTTGAAAGGCGGTTGGGTTCGAGAGCAAGTTGTCACCGATCTTCCCTCAAGTCAAGATGTTGCTGGTGCTCAATTTCATCTGGAGAAGGGAGCTATTCGAGAGCTACACTGGCATCGAGTG GCCGAATGGGGCTTCGTCTATGCTGGCCACGTAACTGTGTCGGCCGTCAACGAGAATGGCGGGTACGAGGTTGCAGAACTCGGCTACGGCGATATATGGTATTTCCCTAAGGGAGTTGCACACTCAGTACAGGGCCTTGATGATGAGAATGAATTCCTCCTAGTTTTCGATGACGGCGATTTTGATAAGATTGG CACCACTTTCCACGTCGACGACTGGATCGCTCATACCCCTCGCTCAGTTCTAGCAAAGAACTTTGGCGTTGATGAGTCTGTCTTCGACTCCATCCCTGCCGCTGACCCTTACATTATCAACGGGACGATTAGCACACATAACGTCACAGGAGCCTCTCCACCGCTCTCTGGCGATAGCTCCTTCGTCTATCGAACATTGCAGCACTCTCCTGAGAAGATCGGTGGGAGCGGCGGCGAGCTTCACAAGATCGATTCGACAAACTTCCCAATTAGCAAGACGATCGCTGCAGCATTGATAACGTTAAAACCTGGCGCTTTAAGAGAGTTGCACTGGCATCCAAAC GCCGCGGAATGGCTCTACTTCCACAAAGGCACCGCTCAAGCCACCGTCTTCATCGGCAATGCCGCCGCCCGCACCTTCAACTTTCGCGCCGGTGACACGGCAGCATTCCCCGACAACTCGGGACACTACATCGAAAACACTTCAGATACGGAGGACCTCGTCTGGATCGAGATATACAAATCGGATCGCGTGGCCGATATTTCACTTACACAATGGCTCGCGCTGACCCCACCAGACATTGTTGCGCAGACGTTGAAGGTCCCCTTGGAGTTTGTGGAGAAgttgaaaaaagagaagcaagtATTGATTCAATAA